The following proteins are encoded in a genomic region of Opitutus sp.:
- a CDS encoding LysM peptidoglycan-binding domain-containing protein: MLKFLTWGAGLALITFTAQAQQSVGVELANLREDVRILTQKVGSLTLTVEDLQRENATLRTQTANAHSNAQAYATVQQLNDAVASLDQAIKSGDAAASATAAAQIKKLGEATNAALDSITKGQAQRVATAPSFTPNFPSEGTSYTVQKGDTLSIISRKTGGKLSDIINANKITDPSKVRVGDTLFIPGGK, from the coding sequence ATGTTGAAATTCCTCACCTGGGGCGCCGGCCTCGCCCTGATTACCTTCACGGCCCAGGCCCAGCAATCGGTGGGCGTCGAACTGGCCAACCTGCGCGAAGACGTGCGTATTCTCACCCAAAAGGTGGGCTCGCTCACGCTCACCGTCGAAGACCTGCAGCGCGAGAACGCGACGCTACGCACCCAAACAGCCAACGCTCACTCCAACGCACAGGCCTACGCCACGGTCCAGCAACTCAACGATGCCGTCGCCAGCCTGGACCAGGCCATCAAGTCGGGCGATGCCGCCGCTTCTGCAACCGCCGCCGCACAGATCAAGAAACTCGGCGAGGCGACCAACGCCGCCCTCGACTCCATCACCAAGGGCCAGGCCCAACGCGTGGCCACCGCCCCAAGCTTCACGCCCAACTTCCCCTCGGAAGGCACCAGCTACACGGTTCAAAAGGGCGACACCCTTTCGATCATCTCCCGCAAAACGGGCGGAAAACTTTCCGACATTATTAACGCCAACAAAATCACTGATCCGTCCAAAGTGCGCGTCGGTGACACGCTCTTCATTCCTGGAGG